In the Bacteroidia bacterium genome, one interval contains:
- a CDS encoding glycosyltransferase, translated as MQIFGHYLEKHALYSSFIKDNPNDDLFLSIVIPCFNEPDIIASIDSLWECTRPDCSVEVIIVINASEDCNEINLNQNKISEKIFDEWQKSHSENKFRFYKIVVNDLPQKDAGVGLARKIGMDEAVRRFNLINKKDGVLIGFDADCKCMKNYLCEIENIFKQDSKLNGCSIQFEHPFEGDEFDDFTYNAIASYELYLRYYIEALKLAGHPFAFQTIGSSFAVRAEAYCKQGGMNKRKAGEDFYFLQKIIQLGNYAELNTTKVFPSPRSSDRVPFGTGAAIGKMQISGDSNYMTYDLTAFEDIADIVEKSCTLFGANEEKIKSVIKEFSVPMQNFLNENNFIQNVGEINLNSNSQLTFSQRFFRWFDMFKVLKYMNYSHQGYYNPKPISEVAINLLENCNCITSCRNSKELCEIYREINLNY; from the coding sequence ATGCAGATTTTTGGGCATTATTTAGAAAAGCATGCCCTTTATTCTTCTTTTATAAAAGATAATCCTAATGATGATTTATTTTTGTCAATTGTAATACCGTGCTTTAACGAACCCGATATTATTGCAAGTATAGACAGCTTATGGGAATGTACAAGACCTGATTGTTCGGTTGAGGTAATTATTGTTATTAATGCTTCTGAAGATTGTAATGAGATTAATTTAAATCAGAATAAAATCAGTGAAAAGATCTTTGATGAATGGCAAAAATCTCACTCAGAAAATAAATTCAGATTTTATAAAATAGTAGTTAATGATTTACCCCAAAAAGATGCCGGTGTTGGTTTGGCCAGAAAAATTGGGATGGATGAAGCAGTAAGGCGTTTTAATTTAATAAACAAAAAAGATGGTGTATTAATAGGATTTGATGCAGATTGTAAATGCATGAAAAACTATTTGTGTGAAATTGAAAATATTTTCAAACAAGATTCAAAATTAAATGGCTGTTCTATTCAGTTTGAGCATCCTTTTGAAGGCGATGAATTTGACGATTTTACATATAATGCGATTGCTTCTTACGAACTTTATTTAAGGTATTATATTGAGGCATTAAAATTAGCAGGGCATCCATTTGCATTTCAAACAATAGGTTCCTCTTTTGCTGTTCGTGCAGAGGCTTATTGTAAACAGGGAGGCATGAATAAACGTAAGGCAGGGGAGGATTTTTATTTTTTACAAAAGATTATCCAGCTAGGCAATTATGCTGAATTAAATACAACAAAAGTTTTTCCATCACCACGATCTTCCGACAGAGTTCCTTTTGGAACCGGAGCTGCAATAGGCAAAATGCAGATCTCTGGAGATTCTAATTATATGACATACGATTTAACTGCATTTGAAGATATTGCTGATATTGTTGAAAAATCCTGTACATTGTTTGGAGCAAATGAAGAAAAAATAAAATCAGTTATTAAAGAGTTTTCTGTTCCAATGCAGAATTTTTTAAATGAAAATAATTTTATTCAGAATGTTGGCGAGATTAATTTGAATTCTAATTCACAACTTACATTTTCTCAAAGGTTCTTCAGATGGTTTGATATGTTTAAGGTATTGAAATATATGAATTATAGCCATCAGGGTTACTACAATCCTAAACCTATCTCAGAAGTTGCAATTAATTTACTTGAAAATTGCAATTGTATAACAAGTTGCAGGAATTCAAAAGAATTATGTGAGATTTATAGAGAAATCAATCTAAATTATTAA
- a CDS encoding OmpH family outer membrane protein: MKNISLILNAILFIAVIILFVLHFSSKSSSNKESATVVKKTTDSIPANTDIAYINVDSLLKKYNLYEELENKLMEKQKGMESDLNRKSAAFEKEAAEFQKKVQNNSFLSQESAQRQEQDLMEKQQNLYKLREDLSNELMLESQNLEKQLLDTVTSFLKEFNKDGKYRFILNSATFLYGNSYLNITDTVVGMLNSRYQPAIKKE; the protein is encoded by the coding sequence ATGAAAAACATTTCTTTAATATTAAATGCAATATTATTTATTGCTGTTATTATTCTTTTTGTATTGCACTTTAGCTCTAAGTCATCAAGTAACAAGGAATCTGCAACTGTGGTAAAAAAGACAACAGATTCTATTCCTGCAAATACTGATATTGCTTATATTAATGTAGATAGTCTGCTAAAGAAATATAATTTATATGAAGAACTTGAGAATAAGTTAATGGAAAAGCAAAAAGGAATGGAGTCTGACTTAAACAGAAAATCTGCAGCTTTTGAAAAAGAAGCAGCAGAGTTTCAGAAAAAAGTTCAGAATAATAGTTTTTTAAGTCAGGAGAGTGCACAGCGTCAGGAGCAGGATTTAATGGAAAAACAACAAAATCTTTACAAGTTAAGAGAAGATTTATCAAACGAGTTAATGCTTGAAAGTCAGAATTTAGAGAAACAATTATTAGATACTGTTACAAGTTTTTTAAAAGAATTTAATAAAGATGGTAAATACAGATTTATTTTAAATTCTGCTACTTTTCTTTATGGTAATAGTTATTTAAATATTACCGATACTGTTGTTGGAATGCTTAATAGTCGTTATCAGCCTGCAATTAAAAAAGAATAA
- a CDS encoding immune inhibitor A, which yields MKNILISIALLISAVIFSTDIHSQITQKYSKAKVYFQKGELNKLASLGVAVDNGEVKKDQYIIADFSERELSIIKDNGFKYEIMIDDVSKFYEERNKSSKESIEAPKKKSVNAVACSVDKYQTPQFFSLGSIAGYYSIEEIMAELDSMHQRFPNLVTVRQQVSATTTIEGRKLWMVKISDNPGIDETEPEVLYSALTHAREPMGMQQLFFYMYYLLENYNTNSTVKYIVDNTELYFIPCVNPDGYKLNEITNPGGGGMHRKNCRQTGGSPIGIDLNRNYGYQWGYDNIGSSIDINDETYRGTNAFSEAETQIMKAFTESHNFKLLIDYHCYSNVLLNPWGYIDQLSPDSAIYRQYSALMTKNNGFAYGTPYQTIGYNANGGSFDWFYGEQTTKNKIIAFGPEAGDANDGFWPASNRIETIAKSFADMNFYLALFAGKYATVNDISPKFISNSGYQKFNIQSLGLDTPATFTVSVIPTNLNIQSVGTPVTINNMHFLQSKSDSILITLLPSLTPGQIISYVYKIENSYGYYYSDTINKIYGNPIDIFNDVANNMTNWTASATWNTTTTSYYSPTKSFTDSPSGNYTDNANKTISTINYIDLTGAIYAELSFWAKWDIEAGYDYVEVLASTNGTTWTPLCGKYNHPGNSNQDLDNPLYDGTQSTWVKEQIDLTNYLGQNIKLRFKLVSDSWSNFDGFYFDDIKVTVLSSSTETNNNQIENTVATYPNPFHSEINIKLNNKQNNPIKISLIDATGKTIYNTYTNKDELNLNTEKFAKGIYLLKIENENKITTLKLTKD from the coding sequence ATGAAAAACATTCTTATTTCAATTGCACTGCTAATTTCAGCAGTTATATTTTCAACTGACATACATTCACAAATAACTCAAAAATACTCTAAGGCAAAAGTTTACTTTCAAAAAGGCGAGTTAAATAAACTTGCTTCATTGGGAGTAGCAGTTGATAACGGAGAGGTAAAAAAAGATCAATATATTATTGCAGATTTCTCGGAACGCGAGCTTTCAATAATTAAAGACAATGGATTTAAATATGAAATTATGATTGACGATGTTTCAAAATTCTATGAAGAAAGAAACAAATCATCAAAAGAAAGTATAGAAGCACCTAAAAAAAAAAGTGTAAATGCTGTCGCTTGTTCAGTAGATAAATACCAGACTCCTCAATTCTTTTCACTTGGTTCAATTGCCGGATATTATTCAATTGAAGAAATAATGGCTGAACTTGACAGCATGCATCAGCGTTTTCCTAACTTAGTTACAGTCAGACAACAAGTAAGTGCAACTACAACAATAGAAGGCAGAAAACTATGGATGGTAAAAATTTCAGATAATCCGGGTATTGACGAAACTGAACCTGAAGTACTTTATAGTGCTTTAACACACGCACGTGAACCAATGGGAATGCAACAATTATTTTTTTACATGTATTATTTACTCGAAAATTACAATACAAATTCAACAGTAAAATACATTGTTGACAATACAGAACTTTATTTTATTCCATGTGTAAATCCAGATGGTTATAAGTTAAATGAAATAACCAATCCAGGCGGTGGTGGTATGCACAGAAAAAACTGTAGGCAAACTGGTGGCTCTCCAATTGGAATAGATTTAAACAGAAACTACGGATACCAATGGGGATATGATAATATCGGATCTTCAATAGATATTAATGATGAAACATATAGGGGAACAAATGCATTTTCTGAAGCTGAAACTCAGATAATGAAAGCATTTACAGAAAGTCATAATTTTAAATTATTAATCGATTATCATTGTTACAGCAATGTACTGCTAAACCCATGGGGATATATAGATCAATTAAGTCCCGATTCAGCAATTTACCGACAATACTCAGCTTTAATGACAAAAAATAATGGTTTTGCTTATGGCACACCATATCAAACAATTGGATACAATGCAAACGGAGGATCATTTGACTGGTTTTATGGTGAACAAACTACAAAAAATAAAATTATAGCCTTTGGTCCGGAAGCAGGTGATGCTAATGACGGATTCTGGCCTGCATCTAACAGAATAGAAACTATTGCAAAATCTTTTGCCGACATGAATTTTTATCTTGCTTTATTTGCAGGGAAATATGCAACAGTTAACGACATCAGCCCAAAATTCATAAGCAATTCAGGCTATCAAAAATTTAACATTCAAAGTTTAGGACTTGACACACCGGCTACCTTTACCGTTTCGGTTATTCCAACAAATTTGAATATTCAATCTGTTGGCACACCTGTAACAATTAACAACATGCATTTCTTACAATCAAAATCAGATTCAATTTTAATAACATTATTACCATCATTAACTCCGGGGCAAATAATTTCTTATGTTTATAAAATTGAAAATTCTTACGGATATTATTATTCAGATACCATTAATAAAATTTATGGCAATCCTATAGATATTTTTAACGATGTTGCTAACAATATGACAAACTGGACAGCTTCTGCAACATGGAATACTACAACAACAAGCTATTACTCTCCTACCAAAAGTTTTACCGACTCACCTAGCGGAAATTATACCGACAATGCTAATAAAACAATTTCCACCATAAATTATATTGACCTAACCGGTGCTATTTACGCAGAACTGTCATTTTGGGCAAAATGGGATATTGAAGCAGGATATGATTATGTTGAAGTTCTTGCATCAACAAATGGCACAACATGGACTCCATTATGCGGAAAATATAACCATCCTGGAAATTCTAATCAGGATTTAGATAATCCGCTTTATGACGGAACTCAGTCTACATGGGTAAAAGAACAAATTGATCTGACAAATTATCTTGGACAAAATATTAAACTAAGATTTAAATTAGTTAGTGACAGTTGGTCAAACTTTGATGGTTTTTATTTCGACGATATAAAAGTTACTGTACTTTCTTCATCAACTGAAACAAACAATAATCAAATTGAAAACACAGTAGCCACTTACCCTAACCCATTTCATTCAGAAATAAATATAAAACTCAACAACAAACAAAACAATCCGATTAAAATAAGTTTAATTGATGCTACAGGAAAAACAATTTACAATACTTACACAAATAAAGACGAATTAAATCTTAATACAGAGAAATTTGCAAAAGGTATTTATCTGCTAAAAATTG